From the genome of Fundidesulfovibrio terrae:
GGTCCTGGCCACGGCGGGTGCGCCGCCACGGGCCTCCTTGACCGGGAACCCCCGGCTGCCGAGTTCGTAGATCATCTGCTCGCCCATGAGCCTGCCGAAGGAGGACGAATCACGGGTGTCCTGGTTGACGAAAGCCGTCGGGACGCTGACGACCCCGGCCAAGGGCGTGTCGCCGGTGAGTCCTTTGGTGATCTGGGAGGCCAGTTCACGGGCGTAGAGCCTGATTTCCTCGGCGTCGGCGCGTGACGGGCTCTGCGGCGCTGCGGGGGGGGCCGGAGCATAGTAGACGTAGCCGCCTGACGCGTCGGGGACCATGTATCCCTGGGACGCGCCGGGCGTTTCACGCACGCGAACGCCCGAGACGCCGTCCACGGTGACGCTCTTGGGGGCGGAGACGTCCACCTGCGCTCCCGGGTCAACGGGGCCTATGGTCTGCGCCCGGGCCTGGGCCGCAAGCGGGAGCGTTGTCGCGAGCGCGGCGATCAGGGCTAACGCGCGCATGATGTATCCTCCGGAGGGTTTTGCCTCTCATCGGCGTTTGGGAAAATCCCTTTAGTCCCGGGGGAACGGGCCATTTTTTCCCATACACCGGTGCAACAAGATAATACGCAAAGACCATGCCGGAAATATGGACAACGTCTTTTTCCGGGGATATTATGAAGTCACGAAATTAAAGCAATTCGTGACTTTTACTGTGCGGATACAGCTGGCGGCGAAGAAAGACTCATGATCCCGAGTGGATGGGCAACAGGCACGGCGGCTGGGTAACGGGAAAACCGGCTTTTGAACCGGAGGCGGGCGACATGTACTTTCCTGTGGCCGGAATTGAAGTCTCACCGTGGGTTCCTCCGGTGGTGGCCTTCTGCGTCTCCCTGTGCACGT
Proteins encoded in this window:
- a CDS encoding FlgO family outer membrane protein; its protein translation is MRALALIAALATTLPLAAQARAQTIGPVDPGAQVDVSAPKSVTVDGVSGVRVRETPGASQGYMVPDASGGYVYYAPAPPAAPQSPSRADAEEIRLYARELASQITKGLTGDTPLAGVVSVPTAFVNQDTRDSSSFGRLMGEQMIYELGSRGFPVKEARGGAPAVARTKGKKAPPAAPVAVLAGSYYVDRDNLFVNARLVQPSGNVLRTGSVLIPMTPTLRRMLGIPDPTGLRPTPPTLIGARNVDEPPGYGAGYGGDRTPVPYSPSAKKKAPAKKSVKKAAKQPCPPGCEPIDTAAKAQPPQAPQPPAPGK